The segment TGGTCAGGTGATCACAAGATCTGAACTTAACCTTTCTACGAGGAGCTTCAACAGAGGACCAGGACTACACCAAGACCGGTCCACATAGTGGATCAGGACGGTGACGTCACGATACAGGTGAGGTACGGGTTAAGCGTACCTGGCCCAGACGAGGTTCTCCCAGCAGGGTCCTGAAGGGGGCGTTGTTCTGGACGTAGCTCCTCAGGTGAGCACACAGATGATCCAGCTGCTTCCTCCAGAAACCTGAGGACACAGAAGAGTTTGATTCAGGAGGAAATACTACTAGTGTcactagtaaaaaaaaaaaaaaaaaatactaccaCTAATTGTACAACTAGCGCCATTAGTGGTGGTGTTTCTTCTCCACACGGGTCAGAACTAGTACCAGTAATAACCAGACCATGTTGTGTCCTATTGATGCTTTCATCATTAGCATTTAGCAGCGTCACACACTGCTGGTTCCTTTGGTTTGGGATCGGTGCTGTAGATGGAGGTCTGTGGTGGACACGGAGGAGATAAACCTGGTGACACATTTGATGGAGGGGACCGAACACTTGAAGCCCGTCCTGCTAACAGGCCACAAGCTAATGCTAGCTCAATGCTAGCGCTCCATGTCAGatctagtagtactagtagtattatttcacctctccctgggctgatggaggtcagtagtagtactagtagtattatttcacctctcgctgggctgatggaggtcagtagtagtactagtagtattatttcacctctccctgggctgatggaggtcagtagtagtactagtagtattatttcacctctcgctgggctgatggaggtcagtagtagtactagtagtattatttcacctctcgctgggctgatggaggtcagtagtagtactagtagtattatttcacctctccctgggctgatggaggtcagtagtagtactagtagtattatttcacctctcgctgggctgatggaggtcagtagtagtactagtagtattatttcacctctccctgggctgatggaggtcagtagtagtactagtagtattatttcacctctccctgggctgatggaggtcagtagtagtactagtagtattatttcacctctccctgggctgatggaggtcagtagtagtactagtagtattatttcacctctccctgggctgatggaggtcagtagtagtactagtagtattagttcacctctccctgggctgatggaggtcagtagtagtattagtagtattagttcacctctccctgggctgatggaggtcagtagtagtactagtagtattatttcacctctccctgggctgatggaggtcagtagtagtactagtagtattatttcacctctccctgggctgatggaggtcagtagtagtactagtagtattagttcacctctccctgggctgatggaggtcagtagtagtattagtagtattatttcacctctccctgggctgatggaggtcagtagtagtactagtagtattatttcacctctccctgggctgatggaggtcagtagtagtactagtagtattatttcacctctccctgggctgatggaggtcagtagtagtactagtagtattatttcacctctccctgggctgatggaggtcagtagtagtactagtagtattatttcacctctcgctgggctgatggaggtcagtagtagtactagtagtattatttcacctctccctgggctgatggaggtcagtagtagtactagtagtattatttcacctctcgctgggctgatggaggtcagtagtagtactagtagtattatttcacctctccctgggctgatggaggtcagtagtagtactagtagtattatttcacctctccctgggctgatggaggtcagtagtagtactagtagtattatttcacctctccctgggctgatggaggtcagtagtagtactagtagtattatttcacctctccctgggctgatggaggtcagtagTGGATGTTGGACTCTGGTTGAATGCTGCTTGCTCAGATGAAGTTTCCTCTGTGTTTCCTTCCTCTGAAGCTCAGTGGCTGATGGGTAATAGAGTCCAACTGTCTGCGTGGACTGCTCCTTTCTGGGCGTTGGTCCCTCTGtggttggagggggggcggaggagggcgtGGCTCTCCAGGGGGCGGACCCCTGCTGACACATgtagagacagtgtgtgtgtgtgtcacatgttggTCATTAGGAGATACATCATGACCGCGTACCTGGAGTGTGGCGGCAGCCCCAACAGGTCGCGTGATGTCACTGCAGGATGttggtgggggcggggcttccaggAAGGCGCCACAGGTTGTGCAGTAGAAGGCGTACAGGTGTCCATTCGCTCCGCAGCGCCAACAAACCACACAGCTGGCTGCGTGACCGGACTAGAACACACAGCACTACGTTTCCCACAATGCTTCACTCCCCGAGCTTTGCAATTCTGGAGTTTCCCAGAAAAATGGGGAGTGTTGACATGTATCGCCAGTGTGTTGTGGTGAGTTTCATGAATAAAAGGATTACGTCTACCTGCTCACCTTGGTGCCGCACCAGTCACAGAACCTGGCGTCAGCCCGGTTACACCTGTTACACCTggagcagctccagctcctgcagcccacagaggggggggcactgggcTGCTGAGGCACACAGATACGTCACTGATAGtgtgtggtcagctgctggACTACAGGTGAGATTCAGCATCACTGATCACGTAGAGACACAGGTACGTTCAACTCAATAGTTTGTGCATCGAGCTGGAcgaggagcgtgtgtgtgtgtgtgtgtgtgtgtgtgtgtgtgtgtgtgtgtggggggggtacCTGAAGTGCAAGGCTGGACTGGGCAGGTTCTTGATGGACGACGGCCTCGCAGATTAAACACGTGTGAGAGTTTACATGAACCAGAGagttacacaacacacaccggagcacctgagacacacacacacacacacacggtgaataTTAATATTCAGTGTAATTTATATCATGTTCAATGAGCTGAATCCAGGGAGAAGGGGGAAGGTGAGGTACCTGTCCTCCCTTAGCGGGGGGCTGTCTCTGCTCATCTAACACAGGAAGTGAAGATCCACACTGAGCACAGAACCCACAGAAAGGATCAGAAGGACGAGGACTCTGACACTGAGCACACCTGGACACACAGGtagagacagacggacaggtaGAGGGACAGGTCTACTTGCTGGTTTGGTTTTCAGAAGGAGACGAGGACACATCAGAGGAGACTTGTGTCCCTACCGCAGGAAGTCCGTCTGCTGTCTGGTCACCGCTGACTGGGAACGTTGGGAGGATCCAGCTGGTTGTGGTTTGGGGGGAGAGCCCAGTCGACTGGTCAGGAAACGAGGACCTGATGGAGGACAGGTGTTTTGTCATTTAACagtatattacatatatatatatatatatatatattagtttctAGAGTAACAGAGTCACAGACCTGGGGGCTTCAATGAAGGACCAGAAGAGTCTAGCAAGGTTCCTTCAGACTGAAATGAAAAGCTTCAACAGTTTCAAACTTGATCCTGTACTTGAAATCTCTGACAGGAGATGGAATCTTACTTGATCCTCGTTTGACTCGACGAGTTCTACAGAGAAAACCTTGGTCACTGTGGAGCTGTCTCTGCCGTCTCTAGAGAGACAGACGAGAGTATTCATCAGTCTTCAGTCACAGATGTTGATGTTAGTGAAACAGAggctggacaggaagtgacatcacgaGTGTGGGTGTGTCAGGGGACCAGTTACCTGGTGACAGCGACGGCTCTGATGGCCACTCGACCTGCAGGCAGCAGAATTGGATCGACGTACCTCCTGCTGCCCTTTGACCCCCGAGACCCGAAAGACGGCTTGGACCCATCCAGAGTGTAAAAGATCAGAACCTCAGGGGTGTCTAGGACACCAGGAGAGTAGGACAGGAGAACACGAGACATGGTGAGGAGAGAAGATCTGATGAGGACAGGTCCTCCACATCATGTCTCATCTCCCTGAAAAGACACCTGGACAGACGGGtgatgatgaaggtgatgaAGGTGAGGGGGAGAGGACAGAGCTGTGCGCTTGTACCTGATTGGATGGAGACAGGTGTGTTGGTGTCTATGTGGGTTTTGGCTCTGTGAGTCTGcaggtgcatcatgggaatgATGAGCGGAGCTGACACTGCTCCTGCTGTCATGACGATGCAGTCTGCCTGTCAATCAATTCATCAAGTACGACAGTGTGGAATAACAGTCACAAGTcctgaattcaaagaaaacgtACATACTTACAAAGCAGATATCAGAACAGTTTTAGTGTTTAAGcagtaaataatgaaatgatgataCTTGACACAATAATAATGAGCTGCTATTACAGCTGTGTATAAgtaacgttacttaaataaacacGAATAATAGAGAATCACGGAATAAGGTCTTACTTCAGCTGATGGAACAAAGGAGACTTTTGTTGAACTGAcgcgtcaccatgacaacgagGTCCTGCTGCCGAcgcgtcgtcatggtgacgcGCCTCTTCAGgcacagctttttttgtttcgTTTCAATGAACAACTTCTTCTGCAGAAAAGTCCATGAGTTGGAACTTCTGGGGATTCTATACGTCTTTAACATCGTCTTTATGGTCTTTTTGACggggatgttttattttaaatgtgaaaatgatttatttagcaGGCAGTTTTCAGGGCGACCCGCGGACTTTAAGGACCCGGAACCAACATGGCTGCCTGACCCAACGTTAGCTTCCAGGCTAAATAACAGGGAGAAGACACAACCAGAGCAAGATGTCGGAGGGGAAGTTGAAGAAGGAGACGAACGTGTTGgacgtggtggaggtggagaacaGGTGAGCCCACAGAACCGAACCCGGCTCCGTTACTTCACACGTCATGCGCACTAAAGTTAACTTGGATGCAACACTTTGGCCGCAGTGAGTTCGGCTCACGGGCCGCACACGGCCCCCTAAACACCGGTATACAGTCCGGTAAACACCGGTATACAGCCCGGTAAACAGCCGGTAAACAGCCCGGTGTTTACCGGAGCACCGGGACGCGCAGCCACGTGGGGAAAGGACTTCCGTGTTTACGTCAAGCCTTTGTGTgtccgtccgtgtgtgtgtgtgtgtccgtgtgtgtgtgtgtgtccgtgtgtgtgtgtccgtgtgtgtgtctgtgtgtgtgtgtgtgtgtgtgtgtgtccgtccccAGGATCAAAGAGCTGTGTCAGCAGCTCCCTCATGGCATCACAGACCAGGTGATCCAGAACGACATGCCTCACCTGGAGCCTCAGCAGAGAGCCATGGTCATCAACAAGCTGCTGTCATTGGTCAGTCTGACGGctcctctcacttctctctcctGATTGGTCGGATTGGACTGGATTCGAATTGTCAATGTTCTCAtgaaggttcctcactgagtgtAGTGAAGTagtggaagtgatgtcatgatgAGAGCTCTTCTGTTCTCTAACCCTAAGGAAAGGAgcctcaatgcttccttacttgGCTCCTTTCACTGCACCATCCTTTACGGTAGGAAAGGAGGTcattccgtcccacaattccttgcggcgGCAAAATTTAAATCCTGTGAGTAACCATTAGCGTGACTCATGTATGTAAGTTTCCTTTGAAGCTGGTTCTGTGTCTTCTTCATGACTCGCACTGTAacgacacatgaaggcatctcgGATGCTTCTTTGTGACgtcacagaggtcaaggaacgGTGGTGAGGAATAGACGTTAGAAGGTCttttgacaatttgaatccagccCCAGTGTTGTCATGTGCTCTGTGTTCTGATCAGTGTGATTGGTTCCAGGGTCAGCTGGACCTGCTGAGGAACAGTTCAGGTCTCCTGTACCGGATGAAGGACACGCAGGGCGCCAGgtaacctcttcttcttcacctccaaTGAGGATCATCCTCCTGACCTCTCTGGTGATCTACCTTCTGAGTTCTTCTTCTTGCGTTTCAGTAAAATGAAAGGCTCCGACAACCAGGAGAAGTTGGTCTATCAGGTGATCGAGGATGCAGGAAACAAAGGTAGCCTGAAGAGTCCAGGTTTAAGGCCTTGAGGGGCCTCTGATTGTTCCTACATGGGCACCGCTCTAGTTAGTCCTGGTCTAACCCTGAGATTCTGGTCTCTAGGGATCTGGAGCAGAGACATCCGCTTTAAGAGCAACCTCCCCCTGACCGAGGTCAACAAGATCCTGAAGAACCTGGAGAGCAAGAAACTCATCAAAGCCGTCAAATCCGTGGCTGTGAGTTTCAAGCGTCACCTTCAGCGGCGTGGACCCGGTTcctcccctgacccccccccccccccgttgcttgTGTGCAGGCCTCCAAGAAGAAGGTGTACATGCTGTACAACCTGCAGCCGGACCGCTCGGTGACGGGCGGCGCCTGGTACAGCGACCAGGACTTTGAGTCCGAGTTCGTTGAAGTTCTCAACCAGCAGTGCTTCAAGTTCCTTCAGAGCAAGGTTCAAAATATCTTTGTGGAAACTTATTCTGATGAGGAAATgattctaattattattattctgaaTATGATTTTGCTTGTGTCGCTCCTGTGATGGTGTCTGATGGTTGTCACATGACCTGCGGTGTGTTCAGGCGGAAGCCGCCACTGACAGTAAGCAGAGCCCCATGGTTCAGAGGAACAGTTCTTTCGCCACCTCCCATGAAGTCTGGAAGTACATCTGTGAGCTGGGAATCAGCAAGGTGAAGCCTCCCAGCTCCGCCCCCTTTATGACATCACACACGTTGTTACCGCTTGTCTTCGCTgagggtgattgacaggtgtttAACGCCAGGTGGACCTGTCCATGGACGACATCGAGACCATCCTGAACACGCTGATCTACGACGGGAAGGTGGAGATGAGCGTCATCGCCGCCAAGGAGGGCACGGCGGGCAGCGTGGACGGACAGATGAAGCTGTACCGCGGGGTCAACGCCGTCATCCAGCCCACGGGCCTGGTCAGGACGCCCTGCGGACTCTGCCCGGTAACGAGGCATCGGGGGGGTTAGAGCGTTCCCATTGGCCCCCGCTGACTTCCTGCTTTCTGTCCTCAGGTGTTTGAGGACTGTCACGACGGAGGAGAGATCTCTCCGTCTCACTGCATCTACATGACCGAGTGGCTGGATTTCTGACTGCTGCCTCCTGGGGGGGCCGGGTCCTCTGTTCCCCTCAACCCTCAATAACAGGCTCTTCTCCTGGGGGGGCCGGGTCCTCTGTTCCCCTCAACCCTCAATAACAGGCTCTTCTCCTGGGGGGGGCCTGGTCCTCTGTTCCACTCAACCCTCAATAAAAGGCTCTTCTCCTTCCAcctgggtggtgggggggggggggtcatctcatgcattctggatgagcatgtctctgtgtctctgtgtctctgtgacgTTGCCTGGATGAGCCCTGACTCGTG is part of the Pungitius pungitius chromosome 9, fPunPun2.1, whole genome shotgun sequence genome and harbors:
- the dzank1 gene encoding double zinc ribbon and ankyrin repeat-containing protein 1 isoform X2, whose translation is MTAGAVSAPLIIPMMHLQTHRAKTHIDTNTPVSIQSDTPEVLIFYTLDGSKPSFGSRGSKGSRRYVDPILLPAGRVAIRAVAVTRDGRDSSTVTKVFSVELVESNEDQSEGTLLDSSGPSLKPPGPRFLTSRLGSPPKPQPAGSSQRSQSAVTRQQTDFLRCAQCQSPRPSDPFCGFCAQCGSSLPVLDEQRQPPAKGGQVLRCVLCNSLVHVNSHTCLICEAVVHQEPAQSSLALQQPSAPPSVGCRSWSCSRCNRCNRADARFCDWCGTKSGHAASCVVCWRCGANGHLYAFYCTTCGAFLEAPPPPTSCSDITRPVGAAATLQGSAPWRATPSSAPPPTTEGPTPRKEQSTQTVGLYYPSATELQRKETQRKLHLSKQHSTRVQHPLLTSISPGRGFWRKQLDHLCAHLRSYVQNNAPFRTLLGEPRLGQMVSAAIQEDRHEVSLTFSFVSAGGGERQVEQAGDGLGPAGGAETLGGEDKANDANDPHRPTTKPRPPVRDVQLLKELGPGRGRISIIQQLLDQGADPSCCDANGRHALAVAVVNGHHDVLPVLVQRGADVDQQSRGMKNTALHEAAALGSEGLKAAEVLLSCRASLRRRNAGGGTPLDVALTSGYSEAAALLAARTGLDMLGKLGRRREDLDGF
- the dzank1 gene encoding double zinc ribbon and ankyrin repeat-containing protein 1 isoform X1, whose product is MTAGAVSAPLIIPMMHLQTHRAKTHIDTNTPVSIQSDTPEVLIFYTLDGSKPSFGSRGSKGSRRYVDPILLPAGRVAIRAVAVTRDGRDSSTVTKVFSVELVESNEDQSEGTLLDSSGPSLKPPGPRFLTSRLGSPPKPQPAGSSQRSQSAVTRQQTDFLRCAQCQSPRPSDPFCGFCAQCGSSLPVLDEQRQPPAKGGQVLRCVLCNSLVHVNSHTCLICEAVVHQEPAQSSLALQQPSAPPSVGCRSWSCSRCNRCNRADARFCDWCGTKSGHAASCVVCWRCGANGHLYAFYCTTCGAFLEAPPPPTSCSDITRPVGAAATLQQGSAPWRATPSSAPPPTTEGPTPRKEQSTQTVGLYYPSATELQRKETQRKLHLSKQHSTRVQHPLLTSISPGRGFWRKQLDHLCAHLRSYVQNNAPFRTLLGEPRLGQMVSAAIQEDRHEVSLTFSFVSAGGGERQVEQAGDGLGPAGGAETLGGEDKANDANDPHRPTTKPRPPVRDVQLLKELGPGRGRISIIQQLLDQGADPSCCDANGRHALAVAVVNGHHDVLPVLVQRGADVDQQSRGMKNTALHEAAALGSEGLKAAEVLLSCRASLRRRNAGGGTPLDVALTSGYSEAAALLAARTGLDMLGKLGRRREDLDGF
- the dzank1 gene encoding double zinc ribbon and ankyrin repeat-containing protein 1 isoform X3, which translates into the protein MTAGAVSAPLIIPMMHLQTHRAKTHIDTNTPVSIQSDTPEVLIFYTLDGSKPSFGSRGSKGSRRYVDPILLPAGRVAIRAVAVTRDGRDSSTVTKVFSVELVESNEDQSEGTLLDSSGPSLKPPGPRFLTSRLGSPPKPQPAGSSQRSQSAVTRQQTDFLRCAQCQSPRPSDPFCGFCAQCGSSLPVLDEQRQPPAKGGQVLRCVLCNSLVHVNSHTCLICEAVVHQEPAQSSLALQPSAPPSVGCRSWSCSRCNRCNRADARFCDWCGTKSGHAASCVVCWRCGANGHLYAFYCTTCGAFLEAPPPPTSCSDITRPVGAAATLQQGSAPWRATPSSAPPPTTEGPTPRKEQSTQTVGLYYPSATELQRKETQRKLHLSKQHSTRVQHPLLTSISPGRGFWRKQLDHLCAHLRSYVQNNAPFRTLLGEPRLGQMVSAAIQEDRHEVSLTFSFVSAGGGERQVEQAGDGLGPAGGAETLGGEDKANDANDPHRPTTKPRPPVRDVQLLKELGPGRGRISIIQQLLDQGADPSCCDANGRHALAVAVVNGHHDVLPVLVQRGADVDQQSRGMKNTALHEAAALGSEGLKAAEVLLSCRASLRRRNAGGGTPLDVALTSGYSEAAALLAARTGLDMLGKLGRRREDLDGF
- the polr3f gene encoding DNA-directed RNA polymerase III subunit RPC6; this encodes MSEGKLKKETNVLDVVEVENRIKELCQQLPHGITDQVIQNDMPHLEPQQRAMVINKLLSLGQLDLLRNSSGLLYRMKDTQGASKMKGSDNQEKLVYQVIEDAGNKGIWSRDIRFKSNLPLTEVNKILKNLESKKLIKAVKSVAASKKKVYMLYNLQPDRSVTGGAWYSDQDFESEFVEVLNQQCFKFLQSKAEAATDSKQSPMVQRNSSFATSHEVWKYICELGISKVDLSMDDIETILNTLIYDGKVEMSVIAAKEGTAGSVDGQMKLYRGVNAVIQPTGLVRTPCGLCPVFEDCHDGGEISPSHCIYMTEWLDF